A window from Salvia miltiorrhiza cultivar Shanhuang (shh) chromosome 2, IMPLAD_Smil_shh, whole genome shotgun sequence encodes these proteins:
- the LOC131007810 gene encoding protein gamma response 1 isoform X2: MEGYLQNFPNLVHLIDNSDANYVSGLSTILVATIQETKDRISQIEYIFCSQLFPKFQLNTQSQSLQMIYSEAREAAEDAYKKKEKDLLLQIKKLQCQNQQVLENNKSLKLEKAQFVNRENESCNRINELQGELNQKTLEANERKEVQQNLQKHLESKSSLLHSFEKTKQELEEKNKMLLEMQKKLVLDTEGLQQELTKKSKEVDDMMELRNELLQVNQSKSSLVLQKENQLKDYEDKTNALILKLEKMESRINELLSELTDKTKELEKGKELQENLLKKIEFQAAEIMDNEQVLNNKEKENRLLASKVTCLVERADELQKELGQKTSELEEVRKVKDQLLRRSDSSNHEIAKRGKALEELQEEKKRPLDKQKGLGDRVDKLQQHPPEGMKETSEGMEQHMKLLQQIEAKDSELLAERMKTRDVIVSRKILLSRHKSLISQYNFLLQKCNISEETLPPLEGENDVMGHNQTPVPSYVDEQEVLDDKKKAVLVQRTSPASPKTSRILIAPKCPSSSKPCPSASMKRPRSYWRDTRSHQSRVGPDPHDDFLDTPLENVRDNLGKAMKVVHPDLTKSRVINMHLDDSDDQTQDINADAKSNKLHKSPPRAATSGFKYVEPVRKKSERESLKGVECKQCKKFYDAVLPGAGENPDTDKQSSRCEHHNGVSRHRYRYAPPLTPEGFWNIGFESEM; the protein is encoded by the exons ATGGAAGGCTACCTGCAAAACTTTCCCAACCTAGTGCATCTTATTGATAATTCTGATGCAAACTATGTTTCTGGGCTCAGTACTATTCTGGTTGCTACGATACAGGAAACCAAAGATAGGATTTCTCAGATAGAATACATCTTCTGCAGTCAACTGTTTCCGAAGTTTCAACTGAATACACAAAGTCAAAGCCTTCAGATGATATATTCGGAAGCAAGGGAAGCTGCAGAAGATGCatacaaaaaaaaggaaaaagaccTGCTACTCCAGATTAAGAAGCTTCAGTGTCAAAACCAGCAGGTTCTCGAAAATAATAAATCGCTCAAGTTGGAGAAGGCACAGTTTGTCAACAGGGAAAACGAGTCCTGTAACCGCATTAATGAACTCCAGGGAGAGTTGAATCAGAAAACTCTAGAAGCAAATGAAAGGAAGGAGGTTCAACAAAACCTGCAGAAGCATCTCGAATCAAAATCATCCCTCTTGCATAGCTTTGAAAAGACAAAACAGGAgcttgaagaaaaaaataaaatgcttCTGGAAATGCAAAAGAAGCTGGTGCTTGATACTGAGGGACTGCAGCAAGAGCTAACCAAGAAGTCTAAGGAAGTTGATGATATGATGGAGTTGCGAAATGAGCTTCTCCAGGTAAATCAATCAAAATCCTCTTTAGTTCTGCAGAAAGAAAACCAATTGAAGGATTATGAAGATAAAACTAATGCGCTCATTCTCAAACTTGAGAAAATGGAGAGTAGAATTAATGAGCTGCTATCAGAACTCACAGACAAGACCAAAGAACTTGAAAAGGGGAAGGAATTGCAAGAAAATTTGCTTAAGAAGATTGAATTTCAAGCTGCAGAAATAATGGATAATGAGCAAGTATTAAATAATAAAGAGAAGGAGAATAGGCTTCTTGCATCAAAAGTAACGTGTTTGGTTGAACGTGCTGATGAACTCCAAAAGGAACTTGGACAAAAGACTTCTGAACTTGAGGAGGTTAGAAAAGTGAAAGATCAATTACTCCGAAGAAGTGATTCTTCTAATCATGAAATAGCCAAGAGAGGGAAAGCGTTGGAAGAGCTTCAGGAGGAGAAGAAAAGGCCTCTGGATAAACAGAAAGGCTTAGGAGACAGAGTTGATAAGCTTCAGCAACATCCCCCCGAGGGAATGAAAGAGACTTCTGAAGGGATGGAGCAGCATATGAAGTTGTTGCAACAGATTGAAGCTAAAGATTCTGAATTGCTTGCAGAAAGGATGAAAACGAGAGATGTTATTGTTTCCAGGAAGATTCTGCTGTCTCGGCACAAGAGCCTGATCTCCCAGTACAATTTTCTCCTCCAAAAATGCAATATTAGTGAAGAAACTCTGCCGCCTCTTGAAGGTGAAAATGATGTAATGGGACACAATCAGACTCCTGTGCCATCGTATG TGGATGAGCAAGAAGTGTTAGATGACAAAAAGAAGGCTGTACTAGTTCAGAGGACCAGCCCTGCCTCGCCTAAAACTTCCCGTATTCTCATTGCTCCAAAATGCCCGAGTAGTTCAAAACCTTGTCCCTCAGCTAGTATGAAACGCCCTCGTTCTTATTGGAGGGACACGAGGTCCCATCAGAGCCGTGTGGGACCTGATCCCCATGATGATTTCCTCGATACGCCTCTGGAGAATGTTAGAGATAATTTAGGGAAGGCCATGAAGGTGGTTCATCCAGATCTTACTAAATCGAGAGTGATTAACATGCACCTTGATGACTCTGATGATCAAACACAGGACATTAATGCTGATGCTAAATCAAATAAGCTTCACAAGTCACCTCCTAGGGCTGCAACATCAGGTTTTAAGTATGTGGAACCAGTACGAAAGAAATCTGAGCGCGAAAGTCTGAAAGGTGTTGAATGCAAACAATGCAAGAAATTCTATGATGCTGTTCTCCCTGGCGCCGGTGAAAACCCTGATACTGATAAGCAAAGCAGCCGCTGTGAACATCACAATGGAGTATCTAGGCATCGATATAGGTATGCTCCTCCTTTGACTCCTGAAGGATTTTGGAACATCGGATTTGAATCTGAAATGTAG
- the LOC131007810 gene encoding protein gamma response 1 isoform X1: MEGYLQNFPNLVHLIDNSDANYVSGLSTILVATIQETKDRISQIEYIFCSQLFPKFQLNTQSQSLQMIYSEAREAAEDAYKKKEKDLLLQIKKLQCQNQQVLENNKSLKLEKAQFVNRENESCNRINELQGELNQKTLEANERKEVQQNLQKHLESKSSLLHSFEKTKQELEEKNKMLLEMQKKLVLDTEGLQQELTKKSKEVDDMMELRNELLQVNQSKSSLVLQKENQLKDYEDKTNALILKLEKMESRINELLSELTDKTKELEKGKELQENLLKKIEFQAAEIMDNEQVLNNKEKENRLLASKVTCLVERADELQKELGQKTSELEEVRKVKDQLLRRSDSSNHEIAKRGKALEELQEEKKRPLDKQKGLGDRVDKLQQHPPEGMKETSEGMEQHMKLLQQIEAKDSELLAERMKTRDVIVSRKILLSRHKSLISQYNFLLQKCNISEETLPPLEGENDVMGHNQTPVPSYDIEKSTLKPSDLICDITKPVDEQEVLDDKKKAVLVQRTSPASPKTSRILIAPKCPSSSKPCPSASMKRPRSYWRDTRSHQSRVGPDPHDDFLDTPLENVRDNLGKAMKVVHPDLTKSRVINMHLDDSDDQTQDINADAKSNKLHKSPPRAATSGFKYVEPVRKKSERESLKGVECKQCKKFYDAVLPGAGENPDTDKQSSRCEHHNGVSRHRYRYAPPLTPEGFWNIGFESEM, translated from the exons ATGGAAGGCTACCTGCAAAACTTTCCCAACCTAGTGCATCTTATTGATAATTCTGATGCAAACTATGTTTCTGGGCTCAGTACTATTCTGGTTGCTACGATACAGGAAACCAAAGATAGGATTTCTCAGATAGAATACATCTTCTGCAGTCAACTGTTTCCGAAGTTTCAACTGAATACACAAAGTCAAAGCCTTCAGATGATATATTCGGAAGCAAGGGAAGCTGCAGAAGATGCatacaaaaaaaaggaaaaagaccTGCTACTCCAGATTAAGAAGCTTCAGTGTCAAAACCAGCAGGTTCTCGAAAATAATAAATCGCTCAAGTTGGAGAAGGCACAGTTTGTCAACAGGGAAAACGAGTCCTGTAACCGCATTAATGAACTCCAGGGAGAGTTGAATCAGAAAACTCTAGAAGCAAATGAAAGGAAGGAGGTTCAACAAAACCTGCAGAAGCATCTCGAATCAAAATCATCCCTCTTGCATAGCTTTGAAAAGACAAAACAGGAgcttgaagaaaaaaataaaatgcttCTGGAAATGCAAAAGAAGCTGGTGCTTGATACTGAGGGACTGCAGCAAGAGCTAACCAAGAAGTCTAAGGAAGTTGATGATATGATGGAGTTGCGAAATGAGCTTCTCCAGGTAAATCAATCAAAATCCTCTTTAGTTCTGCAGAAAGAAAACCAATTGAAGGATTATGAAGATAAAACTAATGCGCTCATTCTCAAACTTGAGAAAATGGAGAGTAGAATTAATGAGCTGCTATCAGAACTCACAGACAAGACCAAAGAACTTGAAAAGGGGAAGGAATTGCAAGAAAATTTGCTTAAGAAGATTGAATTTCAAGCTGCAGAAATAATGGATAATGAGCAAGTATTAAATAATAAAGAGAAGGAGAATAGGCTTCTTGCATCAAAAGTAACGTGTTTGGTTGAACGTGCTGATGAACTCCAAAAGGAACTTGGACAAAAGACTTCTGAACTTGAGGAGGTTAGAAAAGTGAAAGATCAATTACTCCGAAGAAGTGATTCTTCTAATCATGAAATAGCCAAGAGAGGGAAAGCGTTGGAAGAGCTTCAGGAGGAGAAGAAAAGGCCTCTGGATAAACAGAAAGGCTTAGGAGACAGAGTTGATAAGCTTCAGCAACATCCCCCCGAGGGAATGAAAGAGACTTCTGAAGGGATGGAGCAGCATATGAAGTTGTTGCAACAGATTGAAGCTAAAGATTCTGAATTGCTTGCAGAAAGGATGAAAACGAGAGATGTTATTGTTTCCAGGAAGATTCTGCTGTCTCGGCACAAGAGCCTGATCTCCCAGTACAATTTTCTCCTCCAAAAATGCAATATTAGTGAAGAAACTCTGCCGCCTCTTGAAGGTGAAAATGATGTAATGGGACACAATCAGACTCCTGTGCCATCGTATG ATATTGAGAAAAGTACATTAAAGCCTTCTGATCTCATCTGTGATATTACAAAACCAGTGGATGAGCAAGAAGTGTTAGATGACAAAAAGAAGGCTGTACTAGTTCAGAGGACCAGCCCTGCCTCGCCTAAAACTTCCCGTATTCTCATTGCTCCAAAATGCCCGAGTAGTTCAAAACCTTGTCCCTCAGCTAGTATGAAACGCCCTCGTTCTTATTGGAGGGACACGAGGTCCCATCAGAGCCGTGTGGGACCTGATCCCCATGATGATTTCCTCGATACGCCTCTGGAGAATGTTAGAGATAATTTAGGGAAGGCCATGAAGGTGGTTCATCCAGATCTTACTAAATCGAGAGTGATTAACATGCACCTTGATGACTCTGATGATCAAACACAGGACATTAATGCTGATGCTAAATCAAATAAGCTTCACAAGTCACCTCCTAGGGCTGCAACATCAGGTTTTAAGTATGTGGAACCAGTACGAAAGAAATCTGAGCGCGAAAGTCTGAAAGGTGTTGAATGCAAACAATGCAAGAAATTCTATGATGCTGTTCTCCCTGGCGCCGGTGAAAACCCTGATACTGATAAGCAAAGCAGCCGCTGTGAACATCACAATGGAGTATCTAGGCATCGATATAGGTATGCTCCTCCTTTGACTCCTGAAGGATTTTGGAACATCGGATTTGAATCTGAAATGTAG
- the LOC131007810 gene encoding protein gamma response 1 isoform X3, with translation MIYSEAREAAEDAYKKKEKDLLLQIKKLQCQNQQVLENNKSLKLEKAQFVNRENESCNRINELQGELNQKTLEANERKEVQQNLQKHLESKSSLLHSFEKTKQELEEKNKMLLEMQKKLVLDTEGLQQELTKKSKEVDDMMELRNELLQVNQSKSSLVLQKENQLKDYEDKTNALILKLEKMESRINELLSELTDKTKELEKGKELQENLLKKIEFQAAEIMDNEQVLNNKEKENRLLASKVTCLVERADELQKELGQKTSELEEVRKVKDQLLRRSDSSNHEIAKRGKALEELQEEKKRPLDKQKGLGDRVDKLQQHPPEGMKETSEGMEQHMKLLQQIEAKDSELLAERMKTRDVIVSRKILLSRHKSLISQYNFLLQKCNISEETLPPLEGENDVMGHNQTPVPSYDIEKSTLKPSDLICDITKPVDEQEVLDDKKKAVLVQRTSPASPKTSRILIAPKCPSSSKPCPSASMKRPRSYWRDTRSHQSRVGPDPHDDFLDTPLENVRDNLGKAMKVVHPDLTKSRVINMHLDDSDDQTQDINADAKSNKLHKSPPRAATSGFKYVEPVRKKSERESLKGVECKQCKKFYDAVLPGAGENPDTDKQSSRCEHHNGVSRHRYRYAPPLTPEGFWNIGFESEM, from the exons ATGATATATTCGGAAGCAAGGGAAGCTGCAGAAGATGCatacaaaaaaaaggaaaaagaccTGCTACTCCAGATTAAGAAGCTTCAGTGTCAAAACCAGCAGGTTCTCGAAAATAATAAATCGCTCAAGTTGGAGAAGGCACAGTTTGTCAACAGGGAAAACGAGTCCTGTAACCGCATTAATGAACTCCAGGGAGAGTTGAATCAGAAAACTCTAGAAGCAAATGAAAGGAAGGAGGTTCAACAAAACCTGCAGAAGCATCTCGAATCAAAATCATCCCTCTTGCATAGCTTTGAAAAGACAAAACAGGAgcttgaagaaaaaaataaaatgcttCTGGAAATGCAAAAGAAGCTGGTGCTTGATACTGAGGGACTGCAGCAAGAGCTAACCAAGAAGTCTAAGGAAGTTGATGATATGATGGAGTTGCGAAATGAGCTTCTCCAGGTAAATCAATCAAAATCCTCTTTAGTTCTGCAGAAAGAAAACCAATTGAAGGATTATGAAGATAAAACTAATGCGCTCATTCTCAAACTTGAGAAAATGGAGAGTAGAATTAATGAGCTGCTATCAGAACTCACAGACAAGACCAAAGAACTTGAAAAGGGGAAGGAATTGCAAGAAAATTTGCTTAAGAAGATTGAATTTCAAGCTGCAGAAATAATGGATAATGAGCAAGTATTAAATAATAAAGAGAAGGAGAATAGGCTTCTTGCATCAAAAGTAACGTGTTTGGTTGAACGTGCTGATGAACTCCAAAAGGAACTTGGACAAAAGACTTCTGAACTTGAGGAGGTTAGAAAAGTGAAAGATCAATTACTCCGAAGAAGTGATTCTTCTAATCATGAAATAGCCAAGAGAGGGAAAGCGTTGGAAGAGCTTCAGGAGGAGAAGAAAAGGCCTCTGGATAAACAGAAAGGCTTAGGAGACAGAGTTGATAAGCTTCAGCAACATCCCCCCGAGGGAATGAAAGAGACTTCTGAAGGGATGGAGCAGCATATGAAGTTGTTGCAACAGATTGAAGCTAAAGATTCTGAATTGCTTGCAGAAAGGATGAAAACGAGAGATGTTATTGTTTCCAGGAAGATTCTGCTGTCTCGGCACAAGAGCCTGATCTCCCAGTACAATTTTCTCCTCCAAAAATGCAATATTAGTGAAGAAACTCTGCCGCCTCTTGAAGGTGAAAATGATGTAATGGGACACAATCAGACTCCTGTGCCATCGTATG ATATTGAGAAAAGTACATTAAAGCCTTCTGATCTCATCTGTGATATTACAAAACCAGTGGATGAGCAAGAAGTGTTAGATGACAAAAAGAAGGCTGTACTAGTTCAGAGGACCAGCCCTGCCTCGCCTAAAACTTCCCGTATTCTCATTGCTCCAAAATGCCCGAGTAGTTCAAAACCTTGTCCCTCAGCTAGTATGAAACGCCCTCGTTCTTATTGGAGGGACACGAGGTCCCATCAGAGCCGTGTGGGACCTGATCCCCATGATGATTTCCTCGATACGCCTCTGGAGAATGTTAGAGATAATTTAGGGAAGGCCATGAAGGTGGTTCATCCAGATCTTACTAAATCGAGAGTGATTAACATGCACCTTGATGACTCTGATGATCAAACACAGGACATTAATGCTGATGCTAAATCAAATAAGCTTCACAAGTCACCTCCTAGGGCTGCAACATCAGGTTTTAAGTATGTGGAACCAGTACGAAAGAAATCTGAGCGCGAAAGTCTGAAAGGTGTTGAATGCAAACAATGCAAGAAATTCTATGATGCTGTTCTCCCTGGCGCCGGTGAAAACCCTGATACTGATAAGCAAAGCAGCCGCTGTGAACATCACAATGGAGTATCTAGGCATCGATATAGGTATGCTCCTCCTTTGACTCCTGAAGGATTTTGGAACATCGGATTTGAATCTGAAATGTAG
- the LOC131007813 gene encoding desiccation protectant protein Lea14 homolog, giving the protein MELLEKAKNYVTEKLTNVAVPEATIADVDLKGFGLDGITLLAKVTVSNPYGVPIPIGEIAYAVKSNERVIASGTIPDPGSLKASDSTHLEVTVKVPHSAAISLVRDIGGDWDIDYTLALGLIIDLPVVGNITIPISYQGEMKLPSISDFFSGTSGEANENVEVK; this is encoded by the coding sequence ATGGAGCTCTTGGAGAAGGCGAAGAACTACGTGACCGAGAAATTGACGAACGTGGCGGTGCCGGAGGCGACGATCGCGGACGTGGATCTGAAAGGCTTCGGCCTCGATGGAATCACACTGCTCGCCAAGGTCACCGTCTCCAACCCGTACGGCGTCCCGATCCCGATCGGCGAGATCGCGTACGCCGTGAAGAGCAACGAGAGGGTGATCGCGTCCGGCACCATCCCCGACCCCGGATCTCTCAAGGCCAGCGACAGCACCCACCTTGAGGTCACCGTGAAGGTGCCGCACAGCGCCGCCATCAGCTTGGTCCGCGACATCGGCGGCGATTGGGACATCGATTATACCCTGGCGCTAGGGCTCATCATCGATCTCCCCGTGGTCGGGAATATCACGATTCCGATTTCGTATCAGGGGGAGATGAAGCTGCCCTCCATTTCTGACTTTTTCAGTGGGACATCGGGTGAGGCTAACGAGAATGTTGAGGTCAAATAG